The Legionella jordanis genomic sequence GCAATTAACTCAACTAAAAGAATCCATTTTAAATGCTCCCGTTGTGGACAAAGGAAAGGTGGAATTTTTTAAAGAGGAAATTGCCAGTGGACGCTACGCCATTCTAAGTAGAAATATTGCTGAGAGAATGTTTGTTGAATATTGAAATGGCCTATATGGGCTGACATAAACACAAAGGATTTTTATGGCTGCAATAGAATCGCTTCATTTGATTGAAACTCTTGAAACTGAAATTGCTCTTCTCCAACAATTAATTGATTTGCTTAATCTAGAAAAACAGGCCCTTTCAAATCGACAGTTTGAAAGCCTTGAAACTTTAGCCAATCAAAAAGAGCAAGTTTCAGAATCGCTGGAAAGCGCCAGTAAGAAAAGAATTAAATTGTTAGGGCTTGATTTGAACCTTGCCGATCCCAAGCTTGCTCTGGATGAATTTCTGAAGCGTTGTAGCCCTGAGGAGAGGCAGCAAATTAGCTCCTTAAATCAAACCCTTTTAGAAAAAATTCTAATTTGTCGTGAGTTAAATGCAGTTAATGGGCAAGTAATAGTCAATAACATCAGCACACGCCAGGACATCATCAATGCATTAACAGGCAAGGATCAATCCGAGGCGGCCGTCACTTACAGCGCCAGTGGTAGTGTAAGCACTTCGAAAGAGCCTAATAGTTTTCAAAAAGCCTAAGGAACGATCAAAAAAATCATATTATTTACACTGAGTATTTCTTGAGTATAATCTGAGCAAATTTTTCACTTGGATAAAATATGGCTCGAAATACTTTATATAATTTTCTCAAAATATATGGGCTAGATACTGCATTTTCTCAAACACTCAAATCAATACACTCTAACAATCTAGCCGGCGATAATTATTTTCGCCTTGAATTGCCAGTGACCCAGCCAGTCATTTTAAAAGATAAAGAACAGGAGTACCTGCTAGACAATCATCACATCAGTGTCTATGAAGAAGAATATCGAGCTAACCCAAATTTAAGCCAATATCATTATACCGCTGAATTTATCGGAAAAAATGAGGAGCGCTATCGCTTACATGTTTATTTCAATGCGTTTGATCAATTAACGAAACAGGCAGTATTTGAAGTAAAAACTCCTGATTGCTACAAGACGGTGAACAGCAAACACATTGAGCATCACCTCATTCAACAAGCACTGCGGCATACAAAACCGGTAATAGGTCAGCTCCGACAGCAGCAAATGCAAACAATTAAAGCATTGGAAGAACGTCATCGTCTCACTGAGGAGCAATTATGGAAATTGTTTGATTCTGAGGCTAAGCCCGAAAAAATTCTAGAAACCTTAGTCACTGCCTGTCAAACACTCCGTGAGTTAATTCCTTTAGTCAAGCACAAAGCTTATGCAAAAGCACTTTCCTCGCATGAAAAAACCGCTGCCTATATTAAAGGATCGATAAGGAAAGAGCATCAGGAGAAGACAACAGGGACAACGGCTGAAGGCTGTGAAAGCTCGATTGTGGATATAGCCGATCCAGGGTCTGACTTTGCATCATTGGATAAGTTTGAAACCGAAGAAGTGATGGCAGGCAGTAAGTCTGAGCTGGCACATGAAGCCGATCCTATTTCTTTGGATGAGGTTGAAATAAAAGATGATCTGGGAGTCAACAAACATGAAGTAGCAGGAATTCTTGCACATCTGCATACAGCACCCACAATGTTTAAGCCAAAGACATCCAGGCGCGTGAGATTTGCTGAACAATTTAAAGCCTTAGAAAGCAGATTTGAATCTCTCTTGCAGGCTAAAGAAGAATTTCAAGCTACAGAAGTCGAAGCTTTACTTGCTAAAACCTATGAACTGGATTTATTTTTTGAAAAATCAGTCAACTTTACAGAGTTAAAACAATTACAGAGTTTAAGAAACAAACTGCAGCAGTTTGGCACAAAATTACTGCCAGGCTTGTTATTTCAGAAAAAATTCGAGCTGGCTAAATCTCTTACTTCTTTTCATTACTTGCTAAACCATGAAAAATATTTACTGGTGGCTTTGCAAACCAGAAATTCAGAGCTACTGGATTTCGTATTAACTTACGCTAATGTTGATGTTAATAATCAACCTGTCAACATTCGCAAGAAAAACTATCCATCTGCCGTCCATGCCTGTTTTTATGAGGATGCCCCAGAGTTTCCAATGGGTGAATGCCTTGCGGTGCTTATCAAACATGATGCTTCTCTTCTGCTTAGCGATGAGAAAGGTTTACCCATTGCTTATTCTATTTTAAGCGCAACAGCTCATCCCCTTTGCAATACATTGTACCGCCATCGTGAAAAAACCCTGAATTCAGTGTCTTTTTTGAGGCAAATAATTACCCAGTTAACAATCTATTTAGCGCAAAACGAGCTGTCTTTCTCTGAAATAAAGACCATCGAAGCAGAGTTGGAACAGTTTGAATTACAAATGAAGGAATTAACCAGCCTTGAACAGGATTCCTCAACAAGGCTCTTGTTGAAAAAAATGAATCGTTTTGAAGAAAGACACTTGAATTCATTCATAGAAAAATTGCGCAAGGATGAAGAAATTACTGCCATAAACCGAGAAATCAAAGACAGTGCTGCAGAATTGCTTTCATTGACCCCGAAAAAGCAACTAAGACAGGCCAAGGTATATGTTAGAAATCATTTGGATAATTTGGATAAATTTTTATCAAAATTTGATATCTCTACCCTTGATTTTAAAACCATTAAGGAACAAGTTCTTACCAATTCCAAGAATCATCTACAGTTAATCCAGAAGAAAACGGAGTTGCTCCAATTGCAACAGGAGATAAAAACCCAGGTGTGCAACGGTAAGCCTAGCAAACAGCAAAGACGGCTTGCCAACGAACAAAAGGTTTTATTAGAAGAAATTCGCAAACTTGAGAAAAAAAATCCCTTCCTGCAAGATTTTTCGAGGATTGGTGAATCCCTGGAGGGAACATTGAATTTTGCTAGCAATACCTTCATGCAAGACTTTTTCAAAACGAGTGAATCAATGGATTTTGATAAAAAGGGCAATTTTGATGAACTCGCATTAACCCTCGCGCCTGGAAAGTCAGTGGATCAGGCATTGTCAACGTTACTCACAAAATTTTCAGATTTGTTTGAATCCTTCCCTAAGGAAGCTGTTGAACAGTTTTTGCGTGAAGAGGATGATGAACACAGCGAAATACCTAATAATGCCTTTAGGGACTTTTAAATAATTGGGTGGATAAATCCACCCGACTGTTTACCGTGCCTGCATCCTTAAAGCCCCATCCAATCGAATCACTTCTCCATTGATCATTGGGTTTTCAATGATATGGCCCGCCAAAGCAGCAAATTCTTCAGGCTTGCCAAGACGTTTTGGAAAAGTTACTGTTGCAGCCAGAGCCTCCTGAACATCTGATGGCATGTTTAATAACAGTGGCGTTGCGATAAGTCCCGGTGCAATGCAGTTTACACGAATTGCGAACTGAGCTAATTCTCGAGCAGCAGGTAAGGTCATAGCCACAACACCCCCTTTCGATGCACTATAAGCCATTTGTCCAATTTGCCCCTCAAAGGCAGCAATGGAGGCGGTATTGATGATCACCCCTCTCTCTTCCCGCCCATCAATCAAATCTGCTTTGCTCATTGCTGCAGCCACAACCCGCATTACATTAAAAGTGCCGACAAGATTAATATCAATCACTTGCTTGAACGCTGCTAACGGCATAGCGCCTTCTTTTCCTACCATTCTTTTTGCCGGAGCAATGCCTGCACAGTTGATGCAAATTCTAGGCACACCCACTTCATTTAGGGTTTTATCGATCGCCTCGTCAACTTCTTGTTCAGAGCTGACATCGCAAGCAATAGTCAAATTGGCTTCATCCACTGCATTGATTTGTTTATCCCAAACCACCACTTTAACACCCCGTGAGTTGAGAAATTGAGCGCAGGCTCTTCCCATTCCTGAGGCACCGCCGGTAATGACGGCGATTTGATTATCTAAATTCATCCCTACTCCTTTATTTCAAATAAGCCTTACTTAAGGACTTAAATTCTGCAGTTCCTGCTTGTTCAACCCATTCAAAAAAGACCATTTCTGAGCTAAGCAATTGAATTCCTGCTTGCTTCATCCGCTTTAATCCATACTTTATATCAAGCTCCGAACGGCTGCTGACTGCATCAACCACCACAAACACTTCATAACCCTCGTCTTTTAAATCCATTGCAGTCTGGAGCACACACACATGCGTTTCGATGCCAATTAAAACAATCTGAGTTCGCGACAAAGCTTTTAATTTTTTCGCGAAGAACGGTTCTCGCAGGCAAGAGAAATGTACTTTTTCAATGGGGCCTCCCTCAATAAGGTTTTTTAACGGCTCAAGGGTTGATCCCAATCCTTTCGGATATTGTTCGCTCAGCAATACAGGTACATTAAGATCAGCAGCCAAACGCAACAACCATTCACAACGTTCCATTAGATATTGTGCGTTCTTCACCAGCGGAGCTAATTTTTCCTGGACATCAACAAGTACAAGACAAGATTTATTTCTTTCTAATAACATCCTTTCTTCCCCTCTCGCAAAAACATCATCTCAACCCAAAGCGTAGCGGCTGTCAAATTTATTTGACAAGTACAAAACTACAAAGATAAAATGCGATAATGTTTTAATGCGTTAATACACTATTATGAAATCACATACTGCAAAACAAGACTCAATTCATCAACTGATGCATGCCATTAGCTTATTAAACAATGAAGAAGAAGCTTTAGCATTTTTTACAGATCTTTGTACTCCCGCAGAAATTGAAGCGATGGCCGACCGCTGGCAGGTGGTGCCTTTACTGCGCAAGAATACTCCTTACAGGACCATACACGACCATACAGGAGTCAGTGTTACCACCATAACCCGCGTCGCTCGCTCCTTAACTTTTGGCAGTGGCGGCTATCGATTAATTGCAGAACGTTTGGAGCAGTCGTGAAAAAGCGTTTACGTATAGCTTTACAAAAAAAAGGCCGCCTGGCACAAGAATCCCTTACTTTACTGGAGCGATGCGGTCTAAAATTTCGGGTGAGAGATAACGCCCTTCTAACGCAGGTTGACAATTTTCCTATTGATCTTCTTTTTGTCCGTGATGATGACATTCCCACTTTGATTTTTGATGGCCTTTGTGATGCGGGTATTGTCGGCGAAAACGTCTTATTGGAAGCGGCCTTAGCCTTAAAAAACCAAAGCTACAAAACGCTTCTGCCATTAAGTACTTGCCGTTGCCGATTATCCATTGCTGTGCCGCAAAATTTTGATTATCGAGGTCTTGGCAGTTTAGAAGGGACTCGCATTGCAACCAGTTATCCGCGTCTCCTTGAGAACTACCTGGGGCAACATAAAATTCGTGCCGAGATTTTAGTCCTCTCAGGCTCTGTGGAAGTGGCACCCCGCATGGGCATGGCTGAAGCGATTTGCGATTTGGTCTCCAGTGGCCAAACTTTGGAAGACAATAAACTCATAGAGGTGGATACCCTTTTAGAAAGCGAAGCGATGTTCATCCAATCCATGAGCGCTGCCGAAGAATTTTCAGATTTATTCACCATGCTTAAGCGCCGAATACAAGCTGTGCAACAAGCCTTGGAACGTAAATATATTTTGTTCCACGCTCCAAAGCAAGCGCTCGAAAGCATCTGTCAATGCCTTCCAGGAGCTGAGGCACCAACGGTCATGCCTTTGCCGGCTCAACCTGAGAAAGTAGCTGTTCATGTGGTTTCAAGCGAGAGAATTTTTTGGAATACACTCGAAGCCATACAATCACTAGGGGCAAGCTCCATTTTGGTATTGCCCATTGAAAAAATGTTGGGGTAAATGCAATGTTAACCATAAACAATTGGGATCAACTGACAAAAACTGAAAAAGCGGCAAAACTTGCGAGGCCCATCAACAATTTTAATTTTAAACAGCAAGTTTCAATGATTATTGAAACCGTAAAATGCCAAGGTGATGCTGCCCTTGTTGCTTTTACGAGGCAGTTTGATGACATCAATCTTGAACAATTACGAGTGCCTTTTCAAACCATTGCTAAAGCAAAAATTAGTTTAAAGGCAACGAAAGCGTTAATGACAGCCATTGAAACCATCAGTAATTACCATCAAGCCATGCTACCGCAAACAAGGCCAATTTCCACAAGAACAGGAATAACGCTTGAAAAGTTGTACAGACCTATAAACAAGGTGGGTTTATATGTTCCTGGAGGAAATAAGACTCCCCTGGTTTCCTCCTTATTGATGCAAGCAATACCTGCCAAAATTGCAGGCTGCCCCATTAAAATTTTATGCACTCCACCCAGCTCAGATGGGACAATCGATCCTCACCTTCTGGTTGCAGCCAGGCTGTGTGGCATTGAAGAGATTTATCAAATCGGTGGCGCTCAGGCCATCGCCGCCATGGCTTATGGAACTGAGTCCCTGGTGAAGGTGGATAAAATTTTTGGCCCTGGAAATAGTTTTGTTACTGAAGCCAAAAATCAAGTGGCGGCTGATCCATTGGGAGCCGCAATTGACATGCCTGCCGGTCCTTCCGAAGTCATGATTTTAGCGGATGATGAGGCCAATCCCGAATTTGTAGCGGCCGATTTATTGGCTCAAGCCGAGCATGGAATGGATTCGCAAGTCATCCTAATCAGTTCATCTGAACTCTTTGCCAATTGCGTCCAGCAAGCTTTAATCAAACAGATGGCGGGGTTATCGCGCAGGGAAATCATTCAGGCATCCTTAGAGCAGAGCAGCATTATTGTATGCAGGGATAAAACCAGGCAAATCAATATCGTGAATGATTATGCACCTGAGCATTTAATTTTAAACTGCAAGGAAGCTCTGTCTTATCTTGAAGACATCACAGCGGCAGGCACCGTATTTATAGGAGAATGGGCTGCTGAAACGCTTGGTGATTACGTCACTGGAAGCAACCACGTCTTGCCAACGAATGGCTATGCCCGTAATCACAGTGGCCTTGGCATTCTTGATTTCCTAAAGAGCATCACCGTGCAACAAATTACCGCAGAAGGAATAACTCAAGTTGGCGAAGCCGCACAAACTTTAGCCCATATCGAAGGTTTGGACGCCCATGCACAAGCGGTGAAATTGCGCATGGATTTTTTGCAATCTGAACTTCAAAAGGAAGTCATGGAAATCATTTAGGAGCACGCCATGTCGGTTTTAGATCTCATTCGACCAGAGTTAAGTACGATAGAACCTTATATCCCAAGCGGCGATGACAGCCGGTGCCGCTTGCATGCCAATGAACTCCCATGGTGTTCCATTGCCCTGGAATCCGTTCCCTTAAATTATTATCCGAAGGCAAAGGCACTTCGTGATTTGCAACAGCGTATTTCTGAGTGCTTTAAAGTGAACTCTGATGAGTTATTGCTTACTCGTGGCAGCGACGATGGCATTGACCTTCTCATGCGTGTGTTTCTCCGTGCAGGTATGGACAGCATTCTGCAATGCCCCCCTACTTTCCCAATGTATTCTTTTTACGCACGGCTACAGCATGCCAAAGTTCTCAATTGCCCCTTAGACAGCAACAATTACTTCAACATGGATTTTAACCAGTTGTTAAGCGTCTGGGAGCCAAATTGTAAATTACTGATGTTATGCAGACCGAATAACCCCACAGGAAATTTACTTGAGTTAGGCGCCATTGCCGGATTGTGCGAACAGTTTAGGGATAAAGCTATTGTTGTGGTGGATGAAGCCTACATTGAGTTCTCTGAATCAGCCAGCGCTACCACTCTTTTGCCTTCCTATGACAATTTGATTGTGCTTCGAACATTGTCAAAAGCCTATGGATTGGCCGGTTTGCGACTGGGAGCGATTTGCGCACAAAAGCAAGTCATTAAGGCCCTGCACAATTGTATGGCTCCTTACAGCATTTCCTCAGCAGTGATGGCTTTAGCTCAAAATGCTTTAAGGGATATGAGCTGGTTTTCACAACGCTTGCAGCGAATTCTTGCCGAAAAAAACAAGTTGTATGAGCAATTGCAAAGCTGTGCCTGGATAACCACAGTTTACCCAAGCCATGCGAATTTCATTTTAATTAGAAGTCCTTATGCAGAAGCTCTGATGAATACTTTTGCGAGAGCTGGTATTGCTGTTCGCTATTTTACCAATCCACCTCTAGAAAACACGTTAAGAATTACGGTGGGCGATGAACAACATAACCAGGAATTGCTCATGTTGCTATCCGCATTTAAACCTAGGGAAATGCAATGAAAAAAGTACTATTTATTGACCGAGATGGCACTTTGGTTGAAGAGCCGCAGGATTTTCAGGTGGATAGACTTGAGAAAATTCGCTTATGTAAGGATGTTATCCCTTCTTTACTCAGCCTGCAAAAGGCTGGTTTTCAGTTGATCATGGTTAGTAATCAGGATGGATTGGGGAGTGAGAGTTTCCCTCAAGCTGATTTTGAGCTCTGCCAAAAGTTTATATTGAATTTATTCAATTCACAGGGAGTTCATTTTGACCACATTTTCATATGTCCACACAAAGAAATGGATGGCTGCAGTTGTCGAAAGCCCAAGATTGGTCTGCTCCTGAATTACATTCGCGACAACCAATTTAATTGCAATCAGTCGTGGGTAATTGGTGATCGTGAGAGTGATAGGCAACTGGCAGATAATCTTGGCGTGGGCTTTTTCCCGATTAACCCCACTCATGGCTGGAAAAACATCACCTCCTCGCTCTTAAAGAGGCCCCGCTCTGCCAAGGTTATCCGGCGAACCAAGGAAACGGCCTTGGAGCTCACATTGACTTTAGATGATGAGCATGACAGTACCATTGAGACACCGATTGGATTTTTTAACCACATGCTTGAACAAGTAGCCAAACATGGTGGTTTTTGTTTGGAGATAAAGGCACAGGGTGATGTGGAAGTCGATGATCATCATCTGATTGAAGACAGTGCCTTAGCCCTTGGCGAAGCCTTAAAACAAGCACTCAACGATAAAAAAGGAATAGCCCGCTATGGTTTTACTTTACCCATGGATGAATCCCAAGCGTCAATAATCATTGATCTAAGCGGCCGCAGTTATTGTAAGTTTGACGGGCAATTCAGTCGTGAATTTGTGGGTGGATTAGCCACTGAAATGATCCCTCACTTTTTCCATTCTTTTGCCAATGCCCTCGGAGCAACCATTCATGTGCAGGTAAAAGGAGAAAATCACCATCACATGATTGAAGCCTGTTTTAAAGCTTTAGGCCGCGTTTTGCGCCAAGCCTGTTCGCAAACCGGCACCGACTTACCTTCCACCAAGGGAGTACTATGATTGCTGTAATTGACATTGCTGGGAATAATTTAAAATCTTTAACCAATGCCATTAGACAATTAGGCGACGATTGCCTTTTGACCCACTGCCGCCAGGACATTCAAAAAGCCAGTCATATTATTCTTCCAGGAGTAGGCGCTGCCGGTGTGGCCATGAAGGCCTTGCAGCGCTCAGGTCTAATCGATGCACTATTACATTGCACAAAGCCCATATTGGGAATTTGCCTGGGCATGCAGCTGTTGTTTGAACACAGCGAAGAAGGGGATGTTTCTTGCTTGGGGCTTATCCCTGGAGAAATCAAACCATTACCCGCCTCTAAGCACTACCCCGTACCACATATGGGTTGGAACCGTCTGGTTTGGACTCAAGACAGTCCCTTGGGCCAAGGAATTAGCGACAAAGACTATTTCTACTTTGTCCACAGTTATGCCCTGATGAAGGATGATTTCGCTTTGGCCACATGTCAGTACAGTGAACCGTTTGCTGCCATTGTCCAACATCGAAATATCTTCGGCATGCAATTTCATCCTGAGAAATCAGCCGAGCCAGGGCTTCAATTATTGCGAAATTTCCTAAAGTTGGGGGAAACATGCTAATAATTCCTGCCATTGATTTACGCAAGGGTCAATGCGTGCGTTTACAACAAGGACAGTTTACCGAAGTTTCCATTTATCCATCTTCTCCTCAAACACTCGCGAGGCATTATGCTAAACAAGGCGCTTGCCGCTTACATCTTGTCGATTTGGATGGTGCACAATCAGGAGAAATTCAGCAATTAGAGTTGATTCAAAGTCTTAAGCAACCAGGAGTAATGTTGCAAGTTGGCGGGGGGATCAGAACTCTTGAAACGGCCCAAAATTGCCTA encodes the following:
- a CDS encoding flagella synthesis protein FlgN — protein: MAAIESLHLIETLETEIALLQQLIDLLNLEKQALSNRQFESLETLANQKEQVSESLESASKKRIKLLGLDLNLADPKLALDEFLKRCSPEERQQISSLNQTLLEKILICRELNAVNGQVIVNNISTRQDIINALTGKDQSEAAVTYSASGSVSTSKEPNSFQKA
- a CDS encoding SDR family NAD(P)-dependent oxidoreductase; this translates as MNLDNQIAVITGGASGMGRACAQFLNSRGVKVVVWDKQINAVDEANLTIACDVSSEQEVDEAIDKTLNEVGVPRICINCAGIAPAKRMVGKEGAMPLAAFKQVIDINLVGTFNVMRVVAAAMSKADLIDGREERGVIINTASIAAFEGQIGQMAYSASKGGVVAMTLPAARELAQFAIRVNCIAPGLIATPLLLNMPSDVQEALAATVTFPKRLGKPEEFAALAGHIIENPMINGEVIRLDGALRMQAR
- a CDS encoding hydrolase; the encoded protein is MLLERNKSCLVLVDVQEKLAPLVKNAQYLMERCEWLLRLAADLNVPVLLSEQYPKGLGSTLEPLKNLIEGGPIEKVHFSCLREPFFAKKLKALSRTQIVLIGIETHVCVLQTAMDLKDEGYEVFVVVDAVSSRSELDIKYGLKRMKQAGIQLLSSEMVFFEWVEQAGTAEFKSLSKAYLK
- a CDS encoding YerC/YecD family TrpR-related protein is translated as MKSHTAKQDSIHQLMHAISLLNNEEEALAFFTDLCTPAEIEAMADRWQVVPLLRKNTPYRTIHDHTGVSVTTITRVARSLTFGSGGYRLIAERLEQS
- the hisG gene encoding ATP phosphoribosyltransferase, yielding MKKRLRIALQKKGRLAQESLTLLERCGLKFRVRDNALLTQVDNFPIDLLFVRDDDIPTLIFDGLCDAGIVGENVLLEAALALKNQSYKTLLPLSTCRCRLSIAVPQNFDYRGLGSLEGTRIATSYPRLLENYLGQHKIRAEILVLSGSVEVAPRMGMAEAICDLVSSGQTLEDNKLIEVDTLLESEAMFIQSMSAAEEFSDLFTMLKRRIQAVQQALERKYILFHAPKQALESICQCLPGAEAPTVMPLPAQPEKVAVHVVSSERIFWNTLEAIQSLGASSILVLPIEKMLG
- the hisD gene encoding histidinol dehydrogenase yields the protein MLTINNWDQLTKTEKAAKLARPINNFNFKQQVSMIIETVKCQGDAALVAFTRQFDDINLEQLRVPFQTIAKAKISLKATKALMTAIETISNYHQAMLPQTRPISTRTGITLEKLYRPINKVGLYVPGGNKTPLVSSLLMQAIPAKIAGCPIKILCTPPSSDGTIDPHLLVAARLCGIEEIYQIGGAQAIAAMAYGTESLVKVDKIFGPGNSFVTEAKNQVAADPLGAAIDMPAGPSEVMILADDEANPEFVAADLLAQAEHGMDSQVILISSSELFANCVQQALIKQMAGLSRREIIQASLEQSSIIVCRDKTRQINIVNDYAPEHLILNCKEALSYLEDITAAGTVFIGEWAAETLGDYVTGSNHVLPTNGYARNHSGLGILDFLKSITVQQITAEGITQVGEAAQTLAHIEGLDAHAQAVKLRMDFLQSELQKEVMEII
- the hisC gene encoding histidinol-phosphate transaminase; the protein is MSVLDLIRPELSTIEPYIPSGDDSRCRLHANELPWCSIALESVPLNYYPKAKALRDLQQRISECFKVNSDELLLTRGSDDGIDLLMRVFLRAGMDSILQCPPTFPMYSFYARLQHAKVLNCPLDSNNYFNMDFNQLLSVWEPNCKLLMLCRPNNPTGNLLELGAIAGLCEQFRDKAIVVVDEAYIEFSESASATTLLPSYDNLIVLRTLSKAYGLAGLRLGAICAQKQVIKALHNCMAPYSISSAVMALAQNALRDMSWFSQRLQRILAEKNKLYEQLQSCAWITTVYPSHANFILIRSPYAEALMNTFARAGIAVRYFTNPPLENTLRITVGDEQHNQELLMLLSAFKPREMQ
- the hisB gene encoding bifunctional histidinol-phosphatase/imidazoleglycerol-phosphate dehydratase HisB, translating into MKKVLFIDRDGTLVEEPQDFQVDRLEKIRLCKDVIPSLLSLQKAGFQLIMVSNQDGLGSESFPQADFELCQKFILNLFNSQGVHFDHIFICPHKEMDGCSCRKPKIGLLLNYIRDNQFNCNQSWVIGDRESDRQLADNLGVGFFPINPTHGWKNITSSLLKRPRSAKVIRRTKETALELTLTLDDEHDSTIETPIGFFNHMLEQVAKHGGFCLEIKAQGDVEVDDHHLIEDSALALGEALKQALNDKKGIARYGFTLPMDESQASIIIDLSGRSYCKFDGQFSREFVGGLATEMIPHFFHSFANALGATIHVQVKGENHHHMIEACFKALGRVLRQACSQTGTDLPSTKGVL
- the hisH gene encoding imidazole glycerol phosphate synthase subunit HisH, whose product is MIAVIDIAGNNLKSLTNAIRQLGDDCLLTHCRQDIQKASHIILPGVGAAGVAMKALQRSGLIDALLHCTKPILGICLGMQLLFEHSEEGDVSCLGLIPGEIKPLPASKHYPVPHMGWNRLVWTQDSPLGQGISDKDYFYFVHSYALMKDDFALATCQYSEPFAAIVQHRNIFGMQFHPEKSAEPGLQLLRNFLKLGETC